The Aeromicrobium senzhongii genome includes a window with the following:
- a CDS encoding DUF349 domain-containing protein yields the protein MSDWGRVDADGNVYVKEGDGERLIGQWVTGGDADEALAFYTRRFENLETEVNLLEKRIEAGTVSPDDATKAIATIREQLVDAQAVGDLASLSTRLDALEPSLGELRAKRKAEREQRTAEATEAKTRIVDEAEKIGAGQDWRNGADRLRALLDEWKALPRLSKSADDELWHRFSTARTAYTKKRKAHFGEQSERREKAQKIKEKLIEEAEALSNSTEWGATSSAYRDLMQRWKAAGSAPRNVEDKLWKRFRSAQDVFFSAREAANAAEEAEFAENAVAKREILVEAEALLPIKDLDSARRAWHDIADRWEAAGKVPRDQIKELEGRIRVVEKAIRDAGDQEWKRTDPEKSARADDMITKLEDAIAAIEADLAKAEAAGDQKKIKDLRENLESRQAFLDIAKRTASDFS from the coding sequence ATGAGCGACTGGGGCCGTGTGGACGCAGATGGAAACGTCTACGTCAAGGAGGGTGACGGCGAGCGGCTGATCGGACAATGGGTGACCGGCGGAGACGCCGACGAGGCGCTCGCGTTCTACACGCGACGGTTCGAGAACCTCGAGACCGAGGTGAACCTGCTGGAGAAGCGCATCGAGGCCGGCACGGTGTCGCCCGACGACGCCACGAAGGCGATCGCGACGATCCGCGAGCAGCTCGTCGACGCCCAGGCGGTCGGCGACCTCGCCTCGCTGTCGACGCGCCTCGACGCCCTCGAGCCCTCCCTCGGTGAGCTGCGTGCCAAGCGCAAGGCCGAGCGCGAGCAGCGCACCGCCGAGGCCACCGAGGCCAAGACCCGCATCGTCGACGAGGCCGAGAAGATCGGCGCCGGCCAGGACTGGCGCAACGGCGCCGACCGGCTGCGTGCGCTCCTCGACGAGTGGAAGGCGCTCCCCCGGCTCAGCAAGTCCGCCGACGACGAGCTGTGGCACCGCTTCTCGACCGCGCGCACCGCGTACACGAAGAAGCGCAAGGCCCACTTCGGCGAGCAGAGCGAGCGCCGCGAGAAGGCCCAGAAGATCAAGGAGAAGCTGATCGAGGAGGCCGAGGCCCTCTCGAACTCCACCGAGTGGGGCGCGACCTCGAGCGCCTACCGCGACCTCATGCAGCGCTGGAAGGCCGCCGGCTCGGCTCCCCGCAACGTCGAGGACAAGCTCTGGAAGCGCTTCCGCAGCGCCCAGGACGTCTTCTTCTCGGCCCGCGAGGCCGCCAACGCCGCCGAAGAGGCCGAGTTCGCCGAGAACGCGGTCGCCAAGCGCGAGATCCTCGTCGAGGCCGAGGCACTGCTGCCGATCAAGGATCTGGACTCGGCTCGTCGCGCCTGGCACGACATCGCCGACCGCTGGGAGGCCGCCGGCAAGGTCCCGCGCGACCAGATCAAGGAGCTCGAGGGCCGCATCCGCGTCGTCGAGAAGGCGATCCGCGACGCCGGCGACCAGGAGTGGAAGCGCACCGACCCCGAGAAGTCGGCCCGCGCGGACGACATGATCACCAAGCTCGAGGACGCCATCGCCGCGATCGAGGCCGACCTGGCGAAGGCCGAAGCGGCCGGCGACCAGAAGAAGATCAAGGACCTGCGCGAGAACCTCGAGTCGCGTCAGGCCTTCCTCGACATCGCCAAGCGCACCGCGTCCGACTTCAGCTGA
- a CDS encoding MBL fold metallo-hydrolase, with amino-acid sequence MLLTAFPAGPLQANCYFVASGPGQPCAIVDPGQQSAEGVRAVVAEHELRPAAVLVTHGHFDHMWDAKQVADEFGCPLWIHPADRHLLADPMAAISNESAAMLREQIGDIDPSQFGEPADVRDAVDGATIEVGDLTITVDHCPGHTPGTVAYRVDYIGPEPVSQIMFSGDFLFFGSIGRTDLVGGDHAEMLRSLQSKILTLPDDVVVLPGHGQQSSIGREKQTNPFLLELMA; translated from the coding sequence GTGCTTCTCACCGCCTTCCCCGCCGGACCACTGCAGGCGAACTGCTATTTCGTCGCCTCGGGACCGGGCCAACCGTGCGCCATCGTCGACCCGGGCCAGCAGTCCGCCGAGGGGGTGCGCGCGGTCGTCGCCGAGCATGAACTGCGACCCGCCGCCGTCCTTGTGACGCACGGACACTTCGACCACATGTGGGACGCCAAGCAGGTCGCCGACGAGTTCGGCTGCCCGCTGTGGATCCACCCGGCCGACCGCCACCTGCTCGCCGACCCGATGGCCGCGATCTCGAACGAGTCCGCCGCGATGCTGCGCGAGCAGATCGGCGACATCGATCCGTCGCAGTTCGGCGAGCCGGCCGACGTCCGCGACGCCGTCGACGGCGCCACGATCGAGGTGGGCGACCTGACGATCACCGTCGACCACTGCCCGGGACACACGCCGGGCACCGTCGCGTACCGCGTCGACTACATCGGCCCCGAGCCCGTCTCGCAGATCATGTTCTCGGGCGACTTCCTGTTCTTCGGCTCCATCGGCCGCACCGACCTGGTCGGTGGCGACCACGCCGAGATGCTGCGCAGCCTGCAGAGCAAGATCCTCACGCTGCCCGACGACGTCGTGGTGCTGCCCGGCCACGGCCAGCAGTCGTCGATCGGTCGCGAGAAGCAGACCAACCCCTTCCTGCTGGAGCTGATGGCATGA
- the hisS gene encoding histidine--tRNA ligase: protein MSKLSGFPEFLPAERNVERAVLDHLSRVFELHGFANIETRAVEPLETLLRKGEIDKEVYAVRRLHADESEASELALHFDLTVPFARYVVENAGHLQFPFRRYQIQKVWRGERPQAGRFREFTQADIDIVGDGTLPFHFDVEVARVMAEALAGLPIPGLSMTLQVSNRKVLEGFYLGLGIEQPTAVMQVIDKLDKLTGDKIADLLGELGLSEDQANRCLGLAEIITTDTSFVQRVRDLGVEHPMLDEGLAELEAVIAGCATVEGVTVTADLRIARGLDYYTGTVFETRVAEFPALGSICSGGRYDQLASDGKRTYPGVGLSIGVSRLLSTLTTSGITASRSVPSVVLVAVNDEASRPESDAIAQQLRARGIACEVAPNAQKFGKQIRFAERRGIPFVWFVNDDGHQAKDIRTGEQVSADPDAWTPPETDLRPQVTHKETTA, encoded by the coding sequence ATGAGCAAGCTGTCCGGCTTCCCCGAGTTCCTCCCCGCCGAGCGCAACGTCGAGCGCGCCGTGCTCGACCACCTGAGCCGCGTCTTCGAGCTGCACGGCTTCGCCAACATCGAGACCCGCGCGGTCGAGCCTCTCGAGACGCTGCTGCGCAAGGGCGAGATCGACAAGGAGGTCTACGCCGTCCGGCGCCTGCACGCCGACGAGTCCGAGGCCTCCGAGCTGGCGCTGCACTTCGACCTCACGGTGCCGTTCGCGCGCTACGTCGTCGAGAACGCCGGTCACCTGCAGTTCCCGTTCCGCCGCTACCAGATCCAGAAGGTCTGGCGGGGCGAGCGCCCGCAGGCCGGCCGCTTCCGCGAGTTCACCCAGGCCGACATCGACATCGTCGGCGACGGCACGCTGCCGTTCCACTTCGACGTCGAGGTGGCCCGCGTCATGGCCGAGGCGCTGGCGGGTCTGCCGATCCCCGGCCTGTCGATGACGCTGCAGGTCAGCAACCGCAAGGTGCTCGAGGGCTTCTACCTCGGCCTGGGCATCGAGCAGCCGACCGCCGTCATGCAGGTCATCGACAAGCTCGACAAGCTGACGGGCGACAAGATCGCCGACCTGCTGGGCGAGCTGGGACTGTCCGAGGACCAGGCGAACCGCTGCCTGGGACTGGCCGAGATCATCACGACCGACACGTCGTTCGTCCAGCGCGTCCGCGACCTGGGTGTCGAGCACCCGATGCTGGACGAGGGACTGGCCGAGCTGGAGGCCGTCATCGCGGGGTGTGCCACTGTCGAGGGTGTGACCGTCACCGCCGACCTGCGCATCGCGCGCGGACTGGACTACTACACCGGCACGGTCTTCGAGACCCGGGTGGCGGAGTTCCCGGCCCTGGGCTCGATCTGCTCCGGCGGCCGCTACGACCAGCTCGCCAGCGACGGCAAGCGCACCTACCCCGGTGTCGGCCTGTCGATCGGCGTCTCCCGCCTGCTGTCGACCCTCACGACCAGCGGCATCACCGCCAGCCGGTCGGTGCCGTCGGTGGTCCTGGTAGCCGTCAACGACGAGGCGTCCCGCCCCGAGAGCGACGCGATCGCCCAGCAGCTGCGGGCCCGCGGCATCGCCTGCGAGGTCGCCCCCAACGCCCAGAAGTTCGGCAAGCAGATCCGCTTCGCCGAGCGCCGCGGCATCCCCTTCGTCTGGTTCGTCAACGATGACGGACACCAGGCCAAGGACATCCGCACCGGTGAGCAGGTGTCGGCCGATCCCGACGCCTGGACACCCCCCGAGACCGACCTGCGACCGCAGGTGACCCACAAGGAGACGACAGCGTGA
- the aspS gene encoding aspartate--tRNA ligase, which translates to MIRTHDAGTLTAANIGESVTLAGWVARRRDHGGVAFIDLREASGVAQVVVREDVAHQLRNEFCIKVTGTVQRRPEGNENPAIPTGEIEVIADDVEILSRSEPLPFPIDEHVEVGEEARLKHRYLDLRRPAPAHAMRLRSKVNATARRVLEGHDFVEVETPTLTRSTPEGARDFLVPARLRPGSWYALPQSPQLFKQLLMVGGLERYYQIARCYRDEDFRADRQPEFTQLDIEMSFVDPDDVMALAEEIYVALWKLIDVDLPTPFPRITYADAMSKYGSDKPDLRFDLELVELTDYFKDTPFRVFQAPYVGAVVHPGGASQARRTLDGWQEWAKQRGARGLAYVLVQEDGTLTGPVAKNLSDAEREGLVEAVGAKPGDAVYFSAGPVKSSRQLLGAARIEIAKRENLIPEDAWAFCFVVDWPMFESVSELDSGDVAVGGGEWTAVHHAFTAPQDPATLATPGESLAQAYDIVCNGNEVGGGSIRIHREDVQKRVFEIMGIGNEEAQEKFGFLLEAFKYGAPPHGGIAFGWDRTVALLAGADSIREVIAFPKSGGGYDPLTAAPAPITPEQRAEAGVDATPDEDEDEKQA; encoded by the coding sequence GTGATCCGCACCCATGACGCCGGGACCCTGACCGCCGCGAACATCGGCGAGAGCGTCACGCTCGCCGGCTGGGTCGCGCGCCGCCGCGACCACGGTGGAGTCGCCTTCATCGACCTCCGCGAGGCCAGCGGCGTCGCCCAGGTCGTCGTCCGCGAGGACGTCGCCCACCAGCTGCGCAACGAGTTCTGCATCAAGGTCACCGGCACGGTCCAGCGCCGTCCCGAGGGCAACGAGAACCCCGCGATCCCCACGGGCGAGATCGAGGTCATCGCCGACGACGTCGAGATCCTCTCGAGGTCCGAGCCGCTGCCGTTCCCGATCGACGAGCACGTGGAGGTGGGGGAGGAGGCGCGTCTCAAGCACCGCTACCTCGACCTGCGCCGCCCCGCCCCGGCCCACGCGATGCGGCTGCGCTCGAAGGTCAACGCCACGGCGCGCCGGGTGCTGGAGGGTCACGACTTCGTCGAGGTCGAGACACCCACGCTGACCCGCTCCACGCCCGAGGGCGCCCGCGACTTCCTCGTGCCGGCGCGTCTGCGTCCCGGCTCCTGGTACGCGCTGCCGCAGAGCCCGCAGCTGTTCAAGCAGCTGCTCATGGTCGGCGGCCTCGAGCGGTACTACCAGATCGCGCGCTGCTACCGCGACGAGGACTTCCGCGCCGATCGCCAGCCCGAGTTCACCCAGCTCGACATCGAGATGAGCTTCGTCGATCCCGACGACGTCATGGCGCTGGCCGAGGAGATCTACGTCGCGCTGTGGAAGCTGATCGACGTCGATCTGCCCACGCCGTTCCCGCGCATCACCTACGCGGACGCGATGAGCAAGTACGGCTCGGACAAGCCCGACCTGCGCTTCGACCTCGAGCTGGTCGAGCTGACCGACTACTTCAAGGACACGCCGTTCCGCGTGTTCCAGGCGCCCTACGTCGGCGCGGTCGTGCACCCCGGCGGCGCCTCGCAGGCCCGCCGCACGCTCGACGGCTGGCAGGAGTGGGCCAAGCAGCGCGGTGCCCGTGGCCTGGCCTACGTGCTGGTCCAGGAGGACGGCACCCTGACCGGTCCGGTCGCCAAGAACCTGTCCGACGCCGAGCGCGAGGGTCTGGTCGAGGCCGTCGGTGCCAAGCCCGGCGACGCCGTGTACTTCTCGGCCGGCCCGGTCAAGAGCTCGCGCCAGCTGCTCGGTGCCGCGCGCATCGAGATCGCCAAGCGCGAGAACCTCATCCCCGAGGACGCCTGGGCCTTCTGCTTCGTCGTCGACTGGCCCATGTTCGAGTCCGTCAGCGAGCTCGACTCCGGTGACGTGGCCGTCGGCGGGGGCGAGTGGACCGCCGTGCACCACGCGTTCACGGCGCCCCAGGATCCCGCGACCCTCGCGACGCCGGGCGAGTCCCTGGCCCAGGCCTACGACATCGTCTGCAACGGCAACGAGGTCGGCGGCGGCTCGATCCGTATCCATCGCGAGGACGTCCAGAAGCGCGTCTTCGAGATCATGGGCATCGGCAATGAGGAGGCCCAGGAGAAGTTCGGCTTCCTGCTCGAGGCGTTCAAGTACGGCGCCCCGCCGCACGGCGGCATCGCCTTCGGCTGGGACCGCACGGTCGCGCTGCTGGCCGGCGCCGACTCGATCCGCGAGGTCATCGCGTTCCCGAAGTCCGGCGGCGGCTACGACCCGCTGACCGCGGCCCCCGCGCCCATCACGCCCGAGCAGCGTGCCGAGGCCGGCGTCGACGCCACCCCGGACGAGGACGAGGACGAGAAGCAGGCATGA
- a CDS encoding DinB family protein encodes MSTWLPPEEDPRPQGKPVGELATYAEYLAYHRLTLQLKCDGLSPEQLAQRSVPPSTLSLLGLVRHLAYVEHHWFVRVAQQSDEEPLFLEADDRDADFTGAVGTQECVDEAFGALRLQIARAEEWLEVLDDTDLGRELPHGSGTISIRELLVHMIEEYARHNGHADLLRESIDGRTGD; translated from the coding sequence ATGAGCACCTGGCTGCCTCCGGAGGAGGACCCGCGCCCTCAGGGCAAGCCGGTCGGTGAGCTGGCCACGTACGCCGAGTACCTGGCCTACCACCGGCTGACCTTGCAGCTGAAGTGCGACGGGCTCTCCCCGGAGCAGCTGGCGCAGCGCAGCGTGCCGCCCAGCACGCTGTCGCTGCTCGGTCTCGTGCGCCACCTCGCGTACGTCGAGCACCACTGGTTCGTCCGGGTCGCCCAGCAGTCCGACGAGGAGCCGCTGTTCCTCGAGGCCGACGACCGGGATGCCGACTTCACCGGCGCCGTCGGGACGCAGGAGTGCGTCGATGAGGCGTTCGGGGCGTTGCGCCTGCAGATCGCCCGAGCCGAGGAGTGGCTCGAGGTCCTCGACGACACGGACCTCGGTCGCGAGCTGCCCCACGGCAGTGGCACGATCTCGATCCGCGAGCTGCTGGTCCACATGATCGAGGAGTACGCGCGCCACAACGGGCACGCCGACCTGCTGCGCGAGTCCATCGACGGTCGCACCGGGGACTAG
- a CDS encoding replication-associated recombination protein A, with amino-acid sequence MTDGLFDLPETTGGPRRDSSGSLAGNVHSSAPLAVRMRPQSLDELVGQQHLLAPGSPLRRMIEGNAPLTVLLWGPPGTGKTTLASLISHQTDRRFVEVSAVSAGVKEVREVIAGARQALSRGKETVLFVDEVHRFSKAQQDALLPGVENRWVSLVAATTENPHFSVISPLLSRSLLLTLQPLTDDDIAVLLDRAMTDERGFGGKLTIADDARDHLVRLAGGDGRRGLTYLEAAAGAAIDQGHAEITLDDAALAVDKAAVRYDRQGDQHYDVTSAFIKSIRGSDVDAALHYLARMIEAGEDPRFIARRLMIHASEDIGMADPTALPMATATAQAVAMIGFPEARIPLAQAVIHLATAPKSNAVIRAIDAAMADVRAGKVGAVPPALRDAHYAGAKKLGHGHDYVYPHDDTRGVVPQQYAPDDVDGSDYYEPGPHGAEGAIAERLARIRAIVRDR; translated from the coding sequence GTGACCGACGGACTCTTTGACCTACCGGAGACGACCGGAGGTCCCCGGCGCGACTCGAGCGGATCCCTCGCAGGGAACGTCCACTCCAGCGCACCCCTCGCGGTGCGGATGCGGCCGCAGTCGCTCGACGAGCTGGTGGGGCAGCAGCACCTGCTGGCACCGGGCTCGCCGCTGCGCCGGATGATCGAGGGCAACGCGCCGCTGACCGTCCTGCTGTGGGGGCCGCCCGGCACCGGCAAGACGACGCTCGCGAGCCTGATCAGCCACCAGACCGACCGGCGCTTCGTCGAGGTCTCGGCGGTCAGCGCGGGCGTCAAGGAGGTCCGCGAGGTCATCGCCGGCGCGCGCCAGGCGCTGTCGCGGGGCAAGGAGACCGTCCTCTTCGTCGATGAGGTCCACCGCTTCAGCAAGGCCCAGCAGGACGCGCTGCTGCCCGGTGTCGAGAACCGGTGGGTCAGCCTCGTGGCGGCCACGACTGAGAACCCGCACTTCAGCGTCATCTCGCCGCTGCTGAGCCGCTCGCTGCTGCTCACGCTCCAGCCCCTGACCGACGACGACATCGCCGTCCTGCTCGACCGGGCCATGACCGACGAGCGGGGGTTCGGCGGCAAACTCACGATCGCCGACGACGCGCGCGACCACCTGGTGCGGCTCGCCGGTGGCGACGGCCGCCGCGGCCTGACCTACCTCGAGGCGGCCGCCGGAGCCGCCATCGATCAGGGCCACGCCGAGATCACCCTCGACGACGCGGCACTGGCGGTCGACAAGGCCGCCGTGCGGTACGACCGCCAGGGCGACCAGCACTACGACGTCACCAGTGCCTTCATCAAGTCGATCCGCGGCTCCGACGTTGACGCGGCGCTGCACTACTTGGCGCGGATGATCGAGGCGGGGGAGGACCCGCGCTTCATCGCCCGCCGGCTGATGATCCACGCCAGCGAGGACATCGGCATGGCCGACCCGACGGCGCTGCCGATGGCCACGGCCACGGCGCAGGCGGTCGCGATGATCGGCTTCCCCGAGGCGCGCATCCCCCTCGCGCAGGCGGTCATCCACCTCGCGACGGCGCCGAAGTCGAACGCCGTCATCCGCGCGATCGACGCCGCGATGGCCGACGTCCGGGCCGGCAAGGTCGGCGCGGTGCCACCGGCGCTGCGCGACGCCCACTACGCCGGGGCCAAGAAGCTGGGCCACGGTCACGACTACGTGTACCCCCACGACGACACCCGGGGCGTGGTGCCGCAGCAGTACGCGCCCGACGACGTCGACGGCTCGGACTACTACGAGCCGGGACCGCACGGGGCCGAAGGGGCGATCGCCGAGCGACTCGCCCGAATCCGCGCGATCGTCCGGGACCGGTAA
- a CDS encoding DUF6167 family protein, with protein sequence MSARVVWFVAGAAAGVYSSVKAKRAAYRLSMPGLIDQAAALGSGVRAFRAEMHEGMNAKEHQLRTHVLASDPELRLALPEPTEPSEPKELP encoded by the coding sequence ATGAGCGCCCGCGTCGTCTGGTTCGTCGCCGGTGCCGCCGCCGGCGTCTACTCCAGCGTCAAGGCCAAGCGTGCGGCCTACCGGCTGTCGATGCCGGGCCTGATCGACCAGGCCGCGGCCCTCGGCTCCGGGGTGCGAGCCTTCCGGGCCGAGATGCACGAGGGCATGAACGCCAAGGAGCACCAGCTGCGCACCCACGTGCTGGCCTCCGATCCCGAACTCCGGCTCGCCCTGCCCGAGCCCACCGAACCCTCTGAACCGAAGGAACTTCCCTGA
- the alaS gene encoding alanine--tRNA ligase — translation METAEIRRRFLSHFENAGHTVVPSAPLLFDDPNLLFVNAGMVPFKPYFLGQETPPFDRATSVQKCVRTLDIEEVGKTTRHGTFFQMNGNFSFGDYFKEGAIRHAWELITNSVDDGGLGFDPDKIWVTVLHTDTESRELWKKVAGLPDERIQNRGLLDNYWHMGVEGPGGPCSEIYVDRGPQYGPDGGPEADEDRFLEIWNLVFMQEEITNVTAKDKFDVVGPLPQQNIDTGMGLERVAYLLQGKENMYEIDEVYPVIAKAAELSGRAYGADHDDDVRFRVIADHVRSSLMLIGDGVTPGNESRGYVLRRLLRRAVRSMRLLGYDDPALPELLPVSLDRMKASYPELETDFARISQIAYAEEEAFRQTLGKGTQIFDVAAGETKKSGGTVLSGDQAFALHDTYGFPIDLTLEMAQEQGLSVDQEGFRALMAEQRARAKADAKAKKGVHADTTIYRQTIDAFGPTDWLAYTNLITESKVLALLSGGAQVPVLSEGQVGEVVLDRTGFYAESGGQNADAGMLRWDGGQAEVLDVQRPIRGLVVHQVRVQSGELTTGADLSAEVDHDWRLGARQAHSGTHVVHAALREVLGPTALQSGSYNRPGYLRLDFGWGGALDPEQLHQVEHVSNRALREDLQVSQHWMSLPEAKEFGALALFGETYGEQVRVIEIGGPWSRELCGGTHVERSSQIGTVVLTSDTSVGAGHRRVEAFVGIEGFEYLARERDLVSQLTEMLKAKPDDVPAKVNDLVSRLKATEKELEKIKSAQLQGAAGDIAAAAVDVDGVAFVGHRAEGVGGGDVRQLALDIRGRLQDRPAVVVVVGTAGDKPSAVVALNPQAVDRGLSAQQLITVVGQHIGGRGGGKADVAQGGGTDLGGIEPAFGAVREALRG, via the coding sequence ATGGAGACCGCTGAGATCCGGCGCCGATTCCTGTCCCACTTCGAGAACGCCGGCCACACGGTCGTGCCCTCGGCCCCGCTGCTGTTCGATGACCCGAACCTGCTGTTCGTCAACGCCGGCATGGTCCCGTTCAAGCCGTACTTCCTCGGCCAGGAGACGCCCCCGTTCGACCGTGCCACGAGCGTGCAGAAGTGCGTGCGCACCCTCGACATCGAGGAGGTCGGCAAGACCACCCGCCACGGCACGTTCTTCCAGATGAACGGCAACTTCAGCTTCGGTGACTACTTCAAGGAAGGTGCGATCCGGCACGCCTGGGAGCTCATCACCAACTCGGTCGACGACGGCGGCCTGGGCTTCGATCCCGACAAGATCTGGGTCACGGTCCTGCACACCGACACCGAGTCGCGCGAGCTGTGGAAGAAGGTCGCCGGGCTGCCCGACGAGCGCATCCAGAACCGCGGCCTGCTGGACAACTACTGGCACATGGGCGTCGAGGGTCCGGGCGGCCCCTGCTCGGAGATCTACGTCGACCGCGGCCCGCAGTACGGCCCCGACGGCGGTCCCGAAGCCGACGAGGACCGGTTCCTGGAGATCTGGAACCTGGTCTTCATGCAGGAGGAGATCACCAACGTCACCGCGAAGGACAAGTTCGACGTGGTGGGACCCCTGCCGCAGCAGAACATCGACACGGGCATGGGCCTCGAGCGCGTCGCGTACCTCCTGCAGGGCAAGGAGAACATGTACGAGATCGACGAGGTCTACCCCGTGATCGCCAAGGCCGCCGAGCTCAGCGGCCGGGCCTACGGGGCCGACCACGACGACGACGTGCGCTTCCGCGTCATCGCCGACCACGTCCGCAGCAGCCTGATGCTGATCGGCGACGGCGTCACGCCGGGCAACGAGTCGCGCGGCTACGTGCTGCGCCGCCTGCTGCGCCGCGCGGTCCGCTCGATGCGCCTGCTGGGCTACGACGACCCCGCGTTGCCCGAGCTGCTGCCGGTCAGCCTCGATCGCATGAAGGCGTCGTACCCCGAGCTGGAGACCGACTTCGCCCGGATCAGCCAGATCGCCTACGCCGAGGAGGAGGCGTTCCGCCAGACCCTGGGCAAGGGCACGCAGATCTTCGACGTCGCTGCGGGCGAGACCAAGAAGTCCGGCGGCACGGTGCTCAGCGGCGACCAGGCGTTCGCGCTGCACGACACCTACGGCTTCCCGATCGACCTGACGCTGGAGATGGCGCAGGAGCAGGGCCTGTCGGTCGACCAGGAGGGCTTCCGGGCGCTCATGGCCGAGCAGCGGGCCCGCGCCAAGGCCGACGCGAAGGCCAAGAAGGGCGTCCACGCCGACACGACGATCTACCGCCAGACGATCGACGCCTTCGGGCCGACGGACTGGCTGGCCTACACGAACCTCATCACCGAGTCCAAGGTGCTGGCGCTGCTGTCCGGCGGCGCGCAGGTCCCCGTCCTGTCCGAGGGACAGGTCGGCGAGGTCGTCCTCGACCGCACGGGCTTCTACGCCGAGTCCGGCGGCCAGAACGCCGACGCCGGCATGCTGCGCTGGGACGGCGGCCAGGCCGAGGTCCTCGACGTCCAGCGGCCCATCCGCGGTCTGGTCGTCCACCAGGTCCGGGTCCAGTCCGGCGAGCTGACCACGGGCGCCGACCTGTCCGCCGAGGTCGACCACGACTGGCGCCTCGGTGCCCGTCAGGCGCACTCGGGCACGCACGTCGTGCACGCGGCGCTGCGCGAGGTGCTCGGCCCGACGGCGCTGCAGTCCGGCTCGTACAACCGTCCGGGCTACCTGCGCCTCGACTTCGGCTGGGGCGGTGCGCTCGATCCCGAGCAGCTGCACCAGGTCGAGCACGTCTCGAACCGGGCCCTGCGCGAGGACCTGCAGGTCTCGCAGCACTGGATGAGCCTGCCCGAGGCCAAGGAGTTCGGTGCCCTGGCGCTGTTCGGCGAGACCTACGGGGAGCAGGTGCGCGTCATCGAGATCGGCGGCCCCTGGTCGCGCGAGCTGTGCGGCGGCACCCACGTCGAGCGCTCGAGCCAGATCGGCACCGTCGTCCTGACGTCCGACACGTCCGTCGGCGCCGGCCACCGCCGCGTCGAGGCGTTCGTCGGCATCGAGGGCTTCGAGTACCTCGCCCGTGAGCGCGACCTGGTCTCGCAGCTGACCGAGATGCTCAAGGCCAAGCCCGACGACGTGCCCGCGAAGGTCAACGACCTCGTCTCGCGCCTGAAGGCGACCGAGAAGGAGCTCGAGAAGATCAAGAGCGCTCAGTTGCAGGGTGCGGCCGGCGACATCGCCGCGGCCGCGGTGGACGTCGACGGTGTCGCGTTCGTCGGTCACCGTGCCGAGGGCGTCGGCGGCGGTGACGTGCGTCAGCTCGCGCTCGACATCCGTGGTCGCCTGCAGGACCGCCCCGCGGTCGTCGTGGTCGTCGGCACCGCCGGTGACAAGCCGTCGGCCGTCGTGGCGCTCAACCCGCAGGCGGTCGACCGTGGCCTCTCGGCGCAGCAGCTGATCACGGTCGTGGGCCAGCACATCGGCGGACGCGGCGGCGGCAAGGCCGACGTCGCCCAGGGCGGCGGCACGGACCTCGGTGGCATCGAGCCCGCGTTCGGCGCGGTCCGGGAGGCCCTGCGCGGATGA
- the ruvX gene encoding Holliday junction resolvase RuvX, translated as MTWRRGRRLGVDVGDARIGVASCDPDGMIATPVETVPAGPQSIARLVALAQEYEVLEVVVGLPLGMSGREGPAAVKVRAFADTLAAAVHAAMPGVSVRLVDERLSTVAGQAQLHASGRTTKSSRAVIDQAAAVVILQSAIDAEKTRGTASGEVVAVTEGNDG; from the coding sequence ATGACCTGGCGCCGAGGACGCCGGCTCGGCGTCGACGTGGGGGATGCCCGGATCGGGGTCGCGTCGTGCGACCCCGACGGGATGATCGCCACGCCGGTCGAGACGGTGCCCGCCGGACCGCAGTCGATCGCTCGTCTCGTGGCCCTGGCGCAGGAGTACGAGGTGCTCGAGGTCGTCGTCGGCCTGCCGCTCGGGATGTCGGGTCGCGAAGGCCCTGCCGCCGTCAAGGTGAGGGCGTTCGCCGACACCCTCGCGGCGGCGGTCCATGCAGCGATGCCGGGCGTTTCGGTACGGTTGGTCGATGAACGTCTCTCGACCGTGGCGGGCCAGGCCCAGCTGCACGCGAGCGGACGGACGACGAAGTCGTCTCGTGCGGTCATCGATCAGGCGGCTGCCGTGGTGATTCTGCAGTCGGCGATCGACGCCGAGAAGACGCGGGGGACCGCCTCCGGCGAGGTGGTCGCCGTGACTGAAGGGAACGACGGATGA